One window of Candidatus Eremiobacteraceae bacterium genomic DNA carries:
- a CDS encoding choice-of-anchor tandem repeat GloVer-containing protein codes for MTNSPGQLPKVGEKRGIGYVELGLQNYAEHERVRYSFQGGNDGSDPTGNLIADSSGALYGTTADGNALGYGIVFKLTPSGSGYVESILYAFGGGTDGQRPMAGLIADSTGALYGTTYVGGNGLPLCGTSIGCGTVFKLTPSGNSYTESILYRFQYNPPGPGVWDGAFPYSGVVADASGALFGTTYGGTQSTRRTARARDWRDTPKQ; via the coding sequence GTGACAAATTCGCCCGGCCAACTGCCTAAAGTGGGCGAAAAGCGCGGCATCGGGTACGTTGAGTTGGGTCTGCAGAACTATGCAGAGCATGAGCGTGTCCGTTACAGTTTTCAGGGCGGAAATGACGGGTCGGATCCAACGGGCAACCTCATTGCAGATTCGAGCGGCGCTCTCTACGGCACGACGGCCGACGGCAACGCCTTGGGATACGGTATCGTGTTCAAACTTACGCCATCGGGATCCGGCTACGTCGAGAGTATCCTTTACGCTTTCGGGGGTGGAACCGACGGCCAACGTCCGATGGCGGGTCTGATCGCCGATTCGACTGGCGCGCTGTACGGCACGACCTATGTGGGCGGCAACGGCCTTCCATTATGCGGCACCAGTATTGGCTGCGGTACTGTATTCAAGCTCACGCCATCTGGGAACAGCTACACAGAAAGTATTCTTTATCGCTTTCAATACAATCCCCCCGGGCCAGGAGTTTGGGATGGCGCATTTCCCTATTCCGGCGTGGTTGCCGATGCAAGTGGCGCACTGTTCGGCACAACGTACGGCGGCACACAATCAACGCGGCGAACAGCAAGAGCCAGAGATTGGCGAGATACGCCAAAGCAATAG